Part of the Wolbachia endosymbiont of Diaphorina citri genome is shown below.
AAACGCTTCATCACGAACTGAATACCAACCTGAGTAAGAATCCTGATATATTTGTTCTCTCTCTTCAAGCCTATTCCATAGAGCTATAACTGCTTTCTCATGACGTTCTTCTGTGGTGCGAATAAAATCATTATAATCAAAGTTCATTAGCTCAGCCAATTTTCTGAACGTAACACTGATTTCATCTGTAAATTCTTTTGGCTCTATTCCCTTTACCTTAGCCGCTTTTTCAATTTTCTGTCCATGTTCATCTGTACCAGTAGTAAACTTGACGTTCTTTCCAGCTAATTTCATAAATCTAGCTGTAACATCACAAATAAGGGAAGTATATGCGTGGCCGATATGTGGCTTGTCGTTTACGTAATATATTGGCGTAGTAACGTAAAAGCTCTCAAATTGCTCCATTTTGTACTGTTTAAAGCTTTATCGTATCTGCACTAGTAATAAAAATCAATACATATCCTACCAGACAAGCAATCTGAAAATCCATTATACCGCTGCGTTTTGCAGCGGTATAATGTGAGTAACTTACGTTTGAGTTGCTATGATATTGTTGTCTATAACTTAACAACTGTACAAACATTCGTCTGTGAAAGCAGTGTGTTAAATATTATAGCAGATTTTGCCTCAAACACAAAAATGTCATCCCAGTGCCCAGACACTGGGATCCAGAAAAATTAATTGTAAACAAACGACTATACAACATGTTCAATAAAATTACAAAAAAGCTGGATTCCAGTGTAAAGCCCTGACCATTTGCTGTACAATTTACCTTCTAAAAATCAATGTTCATACGTACATCCATGATTTTCAGAATGTTTTTCCGCATTAGAATGAGAAAACAACCTACCAGGTCTGGTGTCATCATAAGAAGGAGCAGTTGGAGCAGTATTAAAATCGTAAGGAGGTGGTGCCTCGCGATGAGAAGAATCTCCCAAATCATATCCAGGTCCTGATTTATAATAGTTAATTACCGCTTCTTCAGCCTTCTTAATATTTTCTGACTCTTTCTCATGGTTCATATGAAAAGCCACACCACCAACAAGACACACAAGAGAATTAATGCCAAGAATGACTAAACCCCAAACTGGTAAGACTGGGTTAATAGCGCAACCTATCAAAGCTGCTAAAGAAATTGCACCAACTGCAAATTCTATATTTCTGAACATTTTAAGCTTATTATCCAGGTAATCTACCTTTTCTGATTTTCTAGCCGTTTTTTCGCTGCTGTTATACAAATAACACATTAAACCATGAAAACCCATACACACAACTGCAACTACTATACCTAAAGCCAATGATTTCATGTTGTCTTCTGCGTCTTTTTTCTTATCTTCTCTGCTTGGCTGGTTACTGCTACCGAAACCAAGGTTATTTATCACTGTAGTATTACCACTAAACAGGCTACGAAGTAGAAAATAATCCCAAAAATCTAAACCTCTTTGTGTACATGTACGTGTGTAACCTGAGGGCTTGTAGGTTGTTGCCTACTATCACGTCGATCACTTCTTATATTGTGTTCATTAGTTAGGTTATAGCGCCTAAATTCCTTATACGCATTTTCAAAATTTTTATCACTCCAGTCCTCAATATTTTGCATACCACGAGAACGTAAAAATTCTTGAACATTCTTGTCACTGCCATTTTCTTTTATATAGGCAAGTGCATACCTTTTTAAAACACTATCGCGCATAGATATTCTCCTCAAATTAAGATTAAATTAATAAACAGTTATTACTATAAATTATATAGAATAATGTCTTCTTGTCAAGTTAGTCATAAACCTGTCAATATTCTTTCCACCAGCTCCTTTACTGTTGGTACGTTGCCATTCTCATAAAATGGGTCTTGCTTAAATTTGTATACATTGTGTCCAGAAAACATAAGTTCATTTTCAATATCACCGTCATGTATAATGTTTTGCAGTGTCTTTTGTATACAGAAGCTTCGTGGATCTGGTTTTCGCCCTGTTGAATGGTCACCATGATCTTTCCAATTGCTAAACAGACAATGGCTCAAACATCCCATGCAATTAATTTGATCTTGTCTTATTTTCGCAAATTTGCCTGGTGTCACAAAAATAACAGTTGTATCTGGAGTTTTCATTACCTCTGTATACCCTGCTTTAATCCATGCATTTGCTAGCTCTTTGTCTTTTGCAGTGAGGTAAATCTTTCTACCTCTGCTACCCATTGCAAATTCATTATTAAACTCTCCACTCACACTTTCTGAAAATTTCATTTGACGTGAATTTCGTTCCTGTAGCTCATGTATGAAGCTATTTCTTACTGCAGATGAGTAAAATCCTGTTGGACTAAATTTGTTTAAAAATACATCACCTTCTTCTAAAGTAAGTAACTTCTTTTTCCATTCTGTAGAAATCGGACTTTCTTTTGTTAAAAGTGGACGAGTGCCAAACTGAAAAGCTATTGGTCCGATTTGTAAATTGTCAAACCAATGTTCCCAATCCTTCAAATTCCACACTCCCCCCGCCATAACAATTGGCGTTTCAGAAAGACCGACTTCATTCATGAAAGATCTAAGCTCTGTAACTCTTTCAAATGGAGCCTGTGATAATTCTGGATCTTCACTATTACTGAGTCCATTGTGACCACCAGCAAGCCACGGATCCTCATATACTACTCCACCAAGTAAAAAAGAAGATATTTTTTGGTAAGCACGTTTCCACAACGCTTTAAAAGCGCGCGCCGATGAGATAATAGGATAGTAATAAACTTGATATTTAGCTGCAATTTCTCCAAGCCTGTAAGGCATACCAGCACCGCAAGTGATGCCATGAACTAAGCCTTTTGCTTTTTCTAATATGCCATGAAGGACTTGTTCTGCTGCTCCCATTTCCCAAAGCACGTTCATATGTATTCTTCCACGGCCCTTTGATATTTCATTCGCTATTTTTGCTTGACTAACTCCAGCCTCAATACTATACTTAATTAACTCTTCGTGCTTTTCATTTCTTGTTTTACCTTTATAAATTAGTGGTACCAGTTCGCCATTGTCATCGATAAGTTTAGCATTTGCACCAGAAAACGTACCAACAGCATCTGCTGCAGCGAATGATCCACTTGATCTTCCGTCACTAATTGCAATGCCTTTGCCACCTTCGATAATCGGCCACACTTCTTTTCCTGAAATCACTATCTTTTTTATCTTATTTTTCAAAATTTCCTCTTAATCTTTCACTCTATTTTACTTAATTACTAAAAAAATAATAGCTTTTCTTTTGATGCCCAAACATTCAGTTTTAAGTAGACATAACAGCTACGACATATATTCTTTTTAGAAGTCTTTTACTATATGATAATAGGTCTAACAGGTGGAATTGGAGTTGGGAAGAGCTTTATAGCCAATTGCTTTAAAGAATTTGGTGCCGCTTTGTTTGATGCCGACTCTGTCGTGCACCAGCTTTATAAAGTAAACAAAAACATAATAAGTTACGCAGAAGAAAAATTTCCTGGAGTAGTAGCAAACGATGAGATAGACAGGAAAGTATTATCTAAATATTTTTTAGCTTATGATGAAAATTGGAAGCAATTCCAATCTTTAGTGCATTCTGCCGTGCGAAATGAATTAGAAATTTTTATTGCTCAGGAGAAAGAAAACGACAGAAAATTTCTAGTTCTAGACATTCCACTCCTGTTGGAAACTAGATTCCGTTTATATTGCGATTTTATTGTTTTTATCCATGCAGATAGCGCTGTACAAGCTCAAAGGCTCAGTGAGCGTAATATGGATAAAGAAAAGCTGGATCTAATGTCCAGTATTCAGCTACCTATTGAAGAAAAAAGGCAAATGAGTGATTTCATCATCGATACCAGCGCAAATGTTTTTTCTCAAGTGAAAGACATAATAAATTCGTTAGACCTCAGCACGTGATACGGTTATTCTCCACCAGATTACTCCGAATTTTAGCTGTACTATCAGCAGATTTTACCATTAAAATTTCAAACCTTGAGCCTGCATTCAAAAACGATTCTACTGATCTGCCGAAAAAATCATATCTCCATCCCTTGAATAGTTTATCTATCTGCCCAGATATTGAGCCAGCTAACTCATCTTTTGATGAAATTAACTTTCTTGATATGTTATTTTCCTTACATTTGCTCTCCAAAATAATCGAGAGTATATCAAATACAGATTTATCATAATTATCTGACAGAGTATAATTTTGCTGCACAAATTCCTTCTCATTCTCATTGAAAATATCTATAAATTCTAATAAATCTTCCTCTTTTATATTTTTTGTGTTTCTCTTAAGGTCATCTAAAATGCCATCAATATGTTCCACGTTTTTTTCAATTAAACCAGTTATTACGGCATTATTGACTACCTTATTACGATTTATATTGTAACGCTGTGCTAAGGTCTCTTGCCACTCACTAACTGCTTTAACAGTTAACATCAACCTTGGATTTGCTTCATAATTAAATTTAATCCTCTTCCATGCATCTTTTGGATTATGCAAATACTTATTGACATCAACTATTGATTCCATCTCTTCTTGAAACCAGCCCATCCTATTATTTTCTTCAAGTTTATTGCACAATATTTGGTGTAGGTCATATAGGTGTATCACGTCATTTACTGCATAATCTAATTGATCCTCAGATAATGGCCGTTTTAACCAGTCTGAATTTTTAGCTTTAATTTTATCCAGCGCTACCCCCTGATATTGCTCTACTACTTTTGAATAACCAATAAAGTCGTGATAATAATGACAAAACATAGCAGCAACTTGGGTATCAAAAATGGGAGTAGGAACACATTTAAGCACGGTGAGTAAGGATTCTATGTCTTGCCGACAACTATGAAAAACTTTGGTTATTTCTCGATTCAGCATTATTTTCTTAATAAGCGATAAGTCAATTTCCGGTACTAACACATCTACAATAAAACTCTTCTCTCCGTAAGAAATTTGAATTAGTGATAATCTAGGATAGTAGGTTAAATTGTTTCTAATGAACTCTGTGTCCACTGCTATAAATTTTGGATCTTTTGCCATCAATTCTTCACATGCATTCTCCAGCTCCGATGTCGTACTAATTAGCATATATTTTTTATTCAGTGGCTATATTTTACCACTTATATTGAATATTTACAATTGATTGAAATTGAGAACGCAACTGTATGATAACTAATTCTTCTGTAAATATACAGTTTTGCCAGACACAACGGTACGTATTACGCGCCCTTTCACTTTGCGTCCATCGAAAGGGGAATTTTTTGATTTACTAGCAAAGTTGTCAACTTTAATTTTCCATTCATGATCCAAATCAACTAAAATTAAGTCCGCTGCAAGGTTTTTCTGTATGCGGCCACGTGGCACATGTATGATATCTGCAGGCTTATATGTCAATTTTGCAAGCACATCAAGTAGACCCATTTGTCCACTGTGATATAGTTCAAGTGAAATGGGCAGCATTGTTTCAAGGCCAACAATACCAAATGCAGCATTTTCAAGTGGCAAATCCTTAGAACTAAGATCATGCGGAGCATGATCGGTTGCAATACAATCAATCACACCTGTCTTTAAACCTTCAATCATAGCTAAACGATCTTCCTCTGTACGCAGTGGTGGATTCATTTTTGCAATTGTTCCATGTTGCTTTACTATATCTTCAGTTAAAGTAAAGTGATGAGGAGTTACTTCACATGTAACATTTAACCCCAAATCTTTTGCTCGTTTAATAGCATCAAGTGAATCTTTTGAAGAGACATGTAAAATATGGTAGTGCACATTCTCCATATCTTTCATGAGCAGTATATCGCGACTTACCATAACCGATTCTGATGCACTCAAGATTCCCTTTACTCCCAATTCTTCAGAAATTTTACCTTCGTTGATTGCACCACCTGCTGATAAATTTAAATCTTCTGCATGTTGAGCAATAGGAACACCCAGCATGCTTGAATAAAGCAGCGCCTGTCTCATAATCATTGGGTTCATAACTGGCATGCCATCATCAGTGAACCCAACCGCACCTGCTTCCTTTAAAAGTGCCATTTCAGTCAGGTGTTCTTCCGAAGTGGTGATTTTAGCGTAAAATTCAACATTCACATGCGAAGTTTCAAATGCTCTATATTTCAAATATTTAGCCAAAACAACGCTATCAATTGCTGGAGCAGTGTTCGGCTGACAAACTACAGTTGTAACACCTCCCGCAGCTGCAGATTTGCTACCTGTATATATAGTTTCTTTATGTTCCTGCCCTGGTTCACGAAAATGTACGTGAATGTCAATAAGGCCTGGCATTAGAACAAGCCCTTTACAGTCTATTGTTTCGTCAACTCCACTTGTTGAAAATAATGATTCGCCAAAATCAACAATTTTATCCCCTTCAGTCAATAGCGAACCTTTTATATCAAGTTTAGTTTCCGGGTCGATAATACGAGCATTAGTATACGCAATTTTATAGCCCTCCTTTTGCCCTGTTTGCAATAAACTCCAAATCATATTTTAGTATCAATTATAAAGTATAATCTAAAGTTTTTTTAGTAAAACACAAACAAATTAAAGCGATGGCATAATAACTAGCAATAAAGAGTATTTAAATTACTAACTTAATATCTAAGCAGCTATTCTATAACTACAATTTTCGATTTCTACATTGTTAAATGTGGTATTTGCCTTATAAGAACAGTAACACCCTACTGTAAGAAAAGCTAATGCAGCTACAGCAAGCGAAATACACATTGCTAAATGAAGAATTGTTAGACTTGTACCAACAGCAAGTGCTCCAGATAATACAAAAGAAACAGAAGCATAATTACCTTGCCTTTTACTGTAAGTTCTTGCTTTCAAGAATTTTTCACTTAGCTCTTCATTCTTGCTTTCAAATTGCTTCTGTAGACTCTTCTCTAGTACTTCACTTTTGTTTTCAATTTCTTGCAGCTTTGTCTTTAAGTCGTTATTTTCATTTTCGCGTTGCATTATTTGATCAGCGAACGATTGTCTTGCATCATTCAGCTGCCCTTCCAACTGATCATTTTGTGTAGTCAATTGAGCTACCCGACCATTTAGCGTATCAGCAACCTGTGTTAATCGGGTTACTTCATCAGTTTTATCAATTAGACCTTGCTTTGCATCATCCAGCCGCCCTTCCAATTGATTGTTTTGTATAGTCATTTGATCTACTTGATCTTTTAGCTTTCCAATCTCTTTTTTCTTCTTTTCAAGCTGAGCTCTTGCTTCATTAGATTCTTTGCTAAGTTGCATGACTTTACTAGTTTCTTTAGCTAATTTTTGCTTTGATGCTACAAGTTGAACTTCTGTTTGCTCACATTTCCTTTCAAGCTCCCTTGCTTGACTAGACAAATCACTATTTTCCTGTTCAAGTTGAGCTTTTACTTCCCTTAGCCCTCCCTCACTCTCTCTGAATTGAGCTCTAGCATCCTTTAGCTCTTTTTCTGCACATTCTACCTTTTCTTCTAGCTTAGTTTTTGCTTTCTCAAGCTTCTTCAGTTGATTAGTCAGATTACTATTCTTTCTTTCTAATCCAGCATTTGTTTCTTCAAGTTTTTCTACAGTACCGTTAAGCCTAGTTACTTTGCTAATTTGCTCATCCAACTCTGCTTTGTTTTCTGCAAGCTGATCTTTTGTCCCTTTAAGTTCCTCAGTTTCTTCATCCAAACTTTGTTGTATACTACTTAACTCTTCCTGTAGTTGAATTAATTTTTGTTCTTTTTGTTTTAGTTTCTTTTCTAAATTTGGATCATATTGAATTGGTATCTCAGAAAGCTTAATGTCTTTATTTTCTTGTTTAACTTTTTCAAAAAATTCCTTATCACCCACATCAACATTTGACAAAACTGCATGGTAAAATAGGCCAAAAATATAAGCAATATGACGATACTTAGATGCGTTATTGTCTGATTTAAATTTTTCCTGCTCTACTTCCTGAATAAGGTTATAATAGGTATCAATTTTATGATAGTGTGGTTCTAAATACTCCAGAGTTTTACCCGTTTCTAATTTTAATGGTTTACCTACATGTTTATAGTGCATACCAGCATTACCATGTGGCAAACATGGTACCGGGTCTGATTGACACGCTACTCTAACAGTCTTATTTCCAAGACACTGATTGTAAACTTCAGCGGCATCATTATAGAAAACTCGTGGAGAACCAAAAGTTGCAACATGAACATCTTCAGTACCTTCTGTTTTATTAAGACATAAAGCAGTTATACTAGCAAGAGCACCTCCCATGCTATGGCCTGTAACATTGATTTTTAAATCTTTGATTGCTAATCCTTTATCATTAGCATGCCCTTGTAATATTTTATGTACGCTGGGCCAAGAGCGCTTGAATAAAGAGTAAAAACCAGAATGGACACGATGATCTTCAGATAAAAATGACAATTTAGCTAAAGAAGCACGAAGATCTTCCTTCACATCATTCAAATCGCGAGTACCATGGTAAGCTATAGTTACTTCCTTATCTTTAATAAAAATGTAACCAGCATCTCGATTATATGAATTGCTACCAGTTAAAGCATAGCCAACATCATGTTGTTCTAATTTATAATCGGTATCCAAGCAATATTCATTCTGAATGGAGTCATTGTCGTAAAATTTTATAATTTGATAACCTTCTTCTTCAAATTCCCTTTTAGTTTTGTATTCACCTTTCTCTAATTTTCTATCCACATTACCATAGGAAATTTTGCTGAAGGTACACATTTCCCGTAATTTTTCTTTATCAAATCCTGCAATTTGCCCTTTTATCAGATCAGAAAGGTCAGAAGCATAGTCTAATCCAGCTTGTCCTTCGCCTAACCCTAAAACTATGTATA
Proteins encoded:
- a CDS encoding NAD(P)H-dependent flavin oxidoreductase; this encodes MKNKIKKIVISGKEVWPIIEGGKGIAISDGRSSGSFAAADAVGTFSGANAKLIDDNGELVPLIYKGKTRNEKHEELIKYSIEAGVSQAKIANEISKGRGRIHMNVLWEMGAAEQVLHGILEKAKGLVHGITCGAGMPYRLGEIAAKYQVYYYPIISSARAFKALWKRAYQKISSFLLGGVVYEDPWLAGGHNGLSNSEDPELSQAPFERVTELRSFMNEVGLSETPIVMAGGVWNLKDWEHWFDNLQIGPIAFQFGTRPLLTKESPISTEWKKKLLTLEEGDVFLNKFSPTGFYSSAVRNSFIHELQERNSRQMKFSESVSGEFNNEFAMGSRGRKIYLTAKDKELANAWIKAGYTEVMKTPDTTVIFVTPGKFAKIRQDQINCMGCLSHCLFSNWKDHGDHSTGRKPDPRSFCIQKTLQNIIHDGDIENELMFSGHNVYKFKQDPFYENGNVPTVKELVERILTGL
- the coaE gene encoding dephospho-CoA kinase (Dephospho-CoA kinase (CoaE) performs the final step in coenzyme A biosynthesis.), which encodes MIIGLTGGIGVGKSFIANCFKEFGAALFDADSVVHQLYKVNKNIISYAEEKFPGVVANDEIDRKVLSKYFLAYDENWKQFQSLVHSAVRNELEIFIAQEKENDRKFLVLDIPLLLETRFRLYCDFIVFIHADSAVQAQRLSERNMDKEKLDLMSSIQLPIEEKRQMSDFIIDTSANVFSQVKDIINSLDLST
- a CDS encoding lipase family protein, whose amino-acid sequence is MLSLSEDSMNSIGNSFEHISCEEIDKTLQALELLLSKAKTLEFRDSLEQLKSFLSKENHVQSDHLPVDQIYKDLTESLDKEADLDHNALYIVLGLGEGQAGLDYASDLSDLIKGQIAGFDKEKLREMCTFSKISYGNVDRKLEKGEYKTKREFEEEGYQIIKFYDNDSIQNEYCLDTDYKLEQHDVGYALTGSNSYNRDAGYIFIKDKEVTIAYHGTRDLNDVKEDLRASLAKLSFLSEDHRVHSGFYSLFKRSWPSVHKILQGHANDKGLAIKDLKINVTGHSMGGALASITALCLNKTEGTEDVHVATFGSPRVFYNDAAEVYNQCLGNKTVRVACQSDPVPCLPHGNAGMHYKHVGKPLKLETGKTLEYLEPHYHKIDTYYNLIQEVEQEKFKSDNNASKYRHIAYIFGLFYHAVLSNVDVGDKEFFEKVKQENKDIKLSEIPIQYDPNLEKKLKQKEQKLIQLQEELSSIQQSLDEETEELKGTKDQLAENKAELDEQISKVTRLNGTVEKLEETNAGLERKNSNLTNQLKKLEKAKTKLEEKVECAEKELKDARAQFRESEGGLREVKAQLEQENSDLSSQARELERKCEQTEVQLVASKQKLAKETSKVMQLSKESNEARAQLEKKKKEIGKLKDQVDQMTIQNNQLEGRLDDAKQGLIDKTDEVTRLTQVADTLNGRVAQLTTQNDQLEGQLNDARQSFADQIMQRENENNDLKTKLQEIENKSEVLEKSLQKQFESKNEELSEKFLKARTYSKRQGNYASVSFVLSGALAVGTSLTILHLAMCISLAVAALAFLTVGCYCSYKANTTFNNVEIENCSYRIAA
- a CDS encoding ribonuclease D, which encodes MLISTTSELENACEELMAKDPKFIAVDTEFIRNNLTYYPRLSLIQISYGEKSFIVDVLVPEIDLSLIKKIMLNREITKVFHSCRQDIESLLTVLKCVPTPIFDTQVAAMFCHYYHDFIGYSKVVEQYQGVALDKIKAKNSDWLKRPLSEDQLDYAVNDVIHLYDLHQILCNKLEENNRMGWFQEEMESIVDVNKYLHNPKDAWKRIKFNYEANPRLMLTVKAVSEWQETLAQRYNINRNKVVNNAVITGLIEKNVEHIDGILDDLKRNTKNIKEEDLLEFIDIFNENEKEFVQQNYTLSDNYDKSVFDILSIILESKCKENNISRKLISSKDELAGSISGQIDKLFKGWRYDFFGRSVESFLNAGSRFEILMVKSADSTAKIRSNLVENNRITC
- a CDS encoding dihydroorotase, which encodes MIWSLLQTGQKEGYKIAYTNARIIDPETKLDIKGSLLTEGDKIVDFGESLFSTSGVDETIDCKGLVLMPGLIDIHVHFREPGQEHKETIYTGSKSAAAGGVTTVVCQPNTAPAIDSVVLAKYLKYRAFETSHVNVEFYAKITTSEEHLTEMALLKEAGAVGFTDDGMPVMNPMIMRQALLYSSMLGVPIAQHAEDLNLSAGGAINEGKISEELGVKGILSASESVMVSRDILLMKDMENVHYHILHVSSKDSLDAIKRAKDLGLNVTCEVTPHHFTLTEDIVKQHGTIAKMNPPLRTEEDRLAMIEGLKTGVIDCIATDHAPHDLSSKDLPLENAAFGIVGLETMLPISLELYHSGQMGLLDVLAKLTYKPADIIHVPRGRIQKNLAADLILVDLDHEWKIKVDNFASKSKNSPFDGRKVKGRVIRTVVSGKTVYLQKN